In one Pseudarthrobacter sp. NBSH8 genomic region, the following are encoded:
- a CDS encoding copper resistance CopC family protein has product MRSIRRQLLSVVLGTFVFVAAVLGFAAPASAHDAAESSSPAQGATVATAPEQVSVTFNKNPLGIGAQFSVKDSAGAEWADGALEIVDSTATQKLKAGAPAGAYTVVWRVVSSDSHPIEGTFGFTATAAAAGAAPSGTSAGASPSAAIPTMGSAEPGTVAAPAPAENASQPFPWSLVIFAAVAVGLLVAIGILAKRRLTTRSDDDETEQA; this is encoded by the coding sequence AGCGTTGTGCTCGGGACCTTCGTTTTCGTAGCCGCGGTCCTGGGATTCGCGGCTCCGGCCTCGGCACACGATGCCGCCGAGTCCAGCAGTCCCGCGCAGGGCGCCACGGTGGCCACGGCCCCGGAGCAGGTGTCCGTCACCTTCAATAAGAACCCGCTGGGCATCGGCGCACAGTTCTCCGTCAAGGATTCGGCCGGTGCCGAGTGGGCGGATGGCGCTCTTGAGATCGTGGACAGCACGGCCACCCAAAAGCTCAAAGCCGGCGCTCCGGCGGGTGCATACACGGTGGTCTGGCGCGTCGTCAGCTCGGATTCCCATCCGATCGAGGGGACGTTCGGCTTTACGGCGACAGCAGCTGCGGCGGGAGCCGCGCCTTCGGGAACATCGGCGGGCGCATCGCCGTCGGCCGCTATTCCCACGATGGGAAGTGCGGAGCCGGGAACCGTGGCGGCTCCGGCGCCGGCTGAAAACGCGTCGCAGCCGTTCCCTTGGAGCCTGGTGATCTTTGCTGCAGTGGCCGTGGGCCTGCTAGTGGCCATCGGTATCCTCGCGAAGCGCCGCCTCACCACACGCAGTGACGACGACGAAACCGAACA